The DNA sequence AGATGTTCTAAAACTCAGAAGTTCAGACGGCAAAATTTCTTCAGAAATCTTCTGTAAAACCACATTGTCATctggtgattttaaaaaaatacaaactgaagcTGAGGCAGGCCCGATGGCTGTCTAAGCCTCCAGCCATTAACCTCCCCCTACTGCAAACCCCGGGCCCCAGGAAAGACCAGCCAAAGTCACCCCACCCGTTAAAGGTTCCTGAGATCATGGTTTTATATGCACTGTGTGAAACAAAGGCCTTTTTGGGTAAAAACAAAGAGGTGcaagcctttctctctctctctctctctctttgcgtTGATGTCCCGTGTCCATGTTCTTGCATACCTATGTAACCTGCATGAGTTATGTGGCGTAGTTTGGAATAACGCATTCGGCTTTAGATGAAACGTCACATGGTGAACTGTTACTCCCATCTACTGTATGAGAGGGGACAAATAAAGCTAAGTTCTATTTAAAGGAATATTTAGTCTAATGTGGATTTTTGTCTTGTGTGAAATAACACCTTGTGTTTACGTCAGTTTTATGCCaataactacattacattttagtCTCTTATCACTCTCTCATATTGCCACCTTTGCTCTTTTCTGGCTGGAGAAAGCTTTTTCATGAATCGCTCTGCAGGAATTACGATTAGCGGGTAATACCTTGAGCTTTCCTTCCAGTTAAATCCTTATCAGTTAGATCATACTGAAGACAAAATCTCTAGACACACCACTTAAAATAAAACGGACATTTTGCACAAGTACGTAATTGGCTACTATGGACAACGGAAAACAATTAGCCCTAGTTACAGGTTCACACCCCCTAGTCATGTATGGGGCTGGGGAACTCTGGTGTAAAGTGTGAACATTCATCAGTGAGAACAAAACTAAAACTGCACAAAAAGTGCAACTCATTACTGCACTGGTTTACAATTGTGAATCCTGCAAGTGTGTAGATGTTAGGCAGGCAGCCTTTCTGTACTCTGTCAATACAGTGATTAAAAAGGAGATACCGTTTGCAAATTGTGGGTAATTAACAGCAAAGCAAATATGTGCAGACAGCGATAGGTGTGGAGGAGAGGAACCTAGGGGGTTCAGATTGTGCAGTGAGGCTTATCTTTATTTGATTCTGTGAGAAGACACCAACACAACAGATTGTCCAGGTATTGAATTGCATGTTAACTGACCCATTTATAATGAGGGTGTTTAAATATCAGacctgggttaaaaaaaaaaaaaaaatcttttaaatacATTCAACACCAGTAACATTCCTGCACATTACAgataattctaaaaaaaaatctgcttcacCAAAATTTacttgtgtgtgcacttgcTTGACCAACCTAGTCACATGCTTGACTGAAAATTATTCAGGTATCTGCAGGACTGTTTTCAAATTTAACAATCATCTAAAGGGTCaaagcatttcaaatttgaCCCACGCCTACTACAAGCATAAAAATACAGTTGGCACCCTTTTAATAATTTGCAGTATTGCTCTGCGAATGTACACATCTTCCCTTTTCACATCAATGAGCATTTTCCACAAATTAAATGAGAAGAAAGTCTAGATACAATCATGACACTTTCTAGAGCTGAATGTCACctgtagcattttctttttaattgatACTGTTACTGTGCATTTAGATTACATACggcaatatatacagtatgcaaaaGAAGTGGGCAATCATCTGGCTATAAAATAATAACCAGTTCCTTAAGAAAGGTTTAATCACACAGCTTAGAGTTGCTTCCCATTGCTTTGCAATAGGAGGATCGGCGGATAATAATTGGCGATGACGGCAAAATTAGCCTCACTGCTTCGGCTTCATAGCTGTTGCTACCACGCCCACCACGATAGCTGCCACGGTGAACCCCTGTGCGAAGATACGCGCTCGCATCAGCAGCTGTGACTGTCGGGTCTTCCCATGCTTAAAGGCAATGAGACCGTAAGTTAGCGCCCCGGCCGTTCCCAGGCAACCTGGATGGaatgtgggagagaaagagagagaacaagtgCATCGCACATCAAAAACCTGGGAAGCAGGTAATAACTGCAAATGACTACTGTAGTGTAGTGAAACACTTCAGATataaaatagtttcattttcagtatCATGCATTTGCTTGGCATTACCTATGTCTTTATCCTGGATGATCAGCAGAGCTCAATTATGCAATACCCTTTTATACGGTTTATAACTTTAAAGATACATTATCCTGACGCACTTCTGTTTGAGGGAGTTTCATGAAGATACAAAGTTATTAGTGACCCCAGGATTCAAACCAGCGACCTTCTGGTCACGAGACCTGTACCTTTGCCACCATATAGCTGGGagcgtgcacacgcatgtgcaaaGCAGGCATCCGAAACAATACAAGAGCATACTTATGACAGTTAACTAGTCTAACCAGCTcagaaatttttgtttttgatataaATTATGATGCACTGCCCATGACTGCACAATGCATATGTttccattttgtcattttaaaaagcatcttGGGGGAAGGGGTTGttaatatttactttattcTTACGCATACATTTGGGGTAGGGGGGGATCAGACATGGCACCCTATGAATGAATTGCACACCAGACGTTTGACTACGCAAGACTAGATGGGAACAGCAGTGTCTCCCCAAAAGTTAAATATAATCTGCATATGGTGCTATCCATGCCAAAGTCTTAGaaagaaatatgtgaaattttagCGCGATAAGCTAACACACATGGTTAGGTTTACTACTCTGAACAGAACACGAATATGTTTAATACTCTGAACAGAAACTTTTCCCATGAGATATGTTAGCCACATGCAATATACTCTTCAGCCTGCCTAACAACTCATTCAACTACATAGctatcattttaaaacagctgGACTACTTGTCTGTATGGTGGGACGGGGAAGAATAACAACAGTCACAATAATAGTCTGTTCTTTGTAGCACTAAAGCAGTCGAACAAGCCAGTTATTCAGTTCTCATGCTTGTGTAACTGCGTTGGATACACCTTATGCAACTCACCTATCGGCACAAAGGGATTCTCTTTAGTCTTTCTAATAAACTTGTCTTTGAATCCTTCTTCCTTGGCCCGCGGCAGAGGGGTAAATCCTTCAATGACAGGGGGTTTTGTTATGTCAAAAACGACCGTGTCCgatttctgtgctgtgctctgctccGCCGCTACTGGGGTTGTAATGGCTGCCATGTTCGAAGATGTCCTGACAGGAAGTTAAACTATAAACACGTAcaacaaataaagcacatttattgGCCACGTTCGCCTAGTAggcggggttttttttgtcaagaacgACGCGTTTTCCGCTGCACAAAGGCGGACCGTTTCAACTGATTCAGAAtcagttttatatatttcaaaCAAGTAAACTGGGATAGTAACATTTTTGGTaaagctgatcctggatcatTCAACACAAAATATATTACGATACATACTAGCTAGCAGAATCAGCTTCCAGTCGCACGTTATCACGCCCCCTTACTAGTCTGAGTTTGCTCGGATGTTTTAACCTTGATTTTACGACGTtatatagattttaaaaatctaaattcatATTTCTAAAATCATAGGTGATGTGTGTACGAGCGATATTTGAAGACTGCTTTGCAAAATTTGTTGTAGGCGTACATAACGACGATAGAAGTGGGCGTTCCAcctacagaaaaaataaaataaaataaaataaattaatgaattaactCATGAGAAAAAGTCTAACATAACAACAAGCATTTTACACTAAACTATACTGTGGACTGTAGTCACAGTGTGGGCTTAAATTAACAATATTCtttttccagttatttattttgtacagattTTGCCTACAGTGCATGCCAATGTTGAACACATTATACATAATCAGttgaaaatatttacacttaaaatacaaaataagcgTATTCAATTTGAACATAAAGTTAACACATCGGGCACAACTCAAATTACATATAGGCCTATTGTAGCAAAAACGGATGCATGAATATAGTAATATagttaataaaaattaaaaataaggaattttgtgcatatttacgTTAATAGGCGATAACTGCACCAAGGGATTTTGAACGACGGACTGGGTAGCTGTGGCATCTACACGTTGATTCCTGGTTCGAACCTTCAGCCTATGAATCCATTCTTGTTGCATGCTCCCTGTTGCAGTACTAACGTTGGCCAGCAGATGGACACAAAAGCACACGGCTGTAGCAAAATCGACTGGACCTAACGACGCTTTAGAGCGGCTTATTTTACAAGTACTCCACGAAGCAGACAGCCACTTCTCTGTCACGCCAAGAGGTGTGACATTGATGCTGGCGCCTTATGTTTCTTCTGTTTAAAGGCCATTATTTAATGTAGGTCTAGATGAAAGGTCTTGGATAATCCGGAGACATAGCAATACTTTCCTACTgctaacaaacaacaaacttCCCAGCTGTTGGGATCTACAATATCCTTATATGGGCAACTGGCATGAGCAATTTCTGTGGGATGCCTTGGCAGATGAGGCAAACCACTTTGAAATGAATTTCTTCGACGCAAACCAGTATTACGTGTAGTAAATAGGTCCAAGAACCTTTCATGCTAACTTTTAATGAAAGGACCTGATTGAAAAAATTGgtagttatttaaaaaaggaagagggCAAGGCTTCCTGTGCTAATGGCATCATTAGAAAGGACAGTGTTCGGGGACATCTTTCCACAGTGTGGTCTCCCCATTGTGTCTCCCCATTGTGTAAGCAAGTTCTTGGGCCTGGTGTGGTCCTGGGCTGTTAAATGGAACGTACACACAACAGAAACAGTAGAAAATAATTAGCAGACGAATATGTATATTGGTGCCTCGCTAAATTATAATGGGCTGGGAGGGGTGTTATATAagttttttaattcattaatggGATTGGCAAACTGAGCTACACGTTGAGTTCTGTCAGCACAATCAGACGatgtaaatggaaatgaattAGATATTAAATGAGGATTACACTAATGTAAATGATATCAGGCTGATATCTGGAGCATTGTCGATGTGTAGCATGGCTTCTTTATTTAGTAGAGGCAGACCATTAGAGTGTTCAGGTCTAGGCCTGATGTAGTGCTGGATACTCTCTAAACTGTCGGTAAATAATGAGCCTAAGAGGGCTCATGAACAGTTCTCTGCATTATGTATTCTTAGCTTCCTAATTTCTTTCATGCACAAGGGTACATTATGTCTATGAGCTGGAGTCTAATGCTTTAAATATTAGGTGCAGTATTGGTGGGAGCCTAGCTTGAAAATCATATCATCGATTAATTATACTAACTTTCAGATGTTATATAAGAGAAAATCTGTTATGTTTTAAGAGTCTCATTATTATACTTACTTATGCTCAAATGGCGCTTTTATTATTCAAGGATCTCATTCATTGCTactattttacattaaatactGTGGCATCTCTGACCAACCATGAGTGAGGACTTTGGCCAAATGTCTTATCCAAACTGACACCTCCTAAGGCCCAGGAGTCCCAATTGTTAAACACAGGCTCTGGCATGCAAATGTAGCTTCATGCAGCAACCGGTTTTTCCAAAGATGTTCCCGTCACTTCAAATCACAAAGCCTTCAGTAAAAAAGCTGCAGACGTTtgtctgaaaagaaaaacaattaaggGTGACTAACCATTATTAGAGTCCTACAGGACTGGTGCTATGGTGTGCACTGTAAATGGACTAAATCTAAAATGGCATAGCCATTATTTGAGAGAATTATTGAAATGCTTAATCACCttgaaaaaaatctgcagatTGCAGATAATGAAAAAGCATACAATTTTAccaatattcaaaacaaaatttgtctTTCATATGATTACATATTTCggttaataacatttttaatgctcAGGGATCTGTGGgagtgcttttaaaatatacaaatttacCAGCATCTGTAAGAATGACATTACTTCAAATACATCTATGACCCAAGGTATGCCATCCACATGCATATGCCTGGAGATAAATCAACATTCACTTCATAACAGCTAGACAGTGATTGATGCTGATGACGTTCACTGGTTTTCTCACATTCTTCTTAAACCTGCATTAGCCGCAATGTGTCCTCCAGTCAAAGAAGCACACTCCTCTAGATGAGCAGGAGGAGCACATGCCTCACGAAACTTCTGCCATATAAAACAAATTGGACTAACTGGACAATTGCAGCGCAAGGGTAGAATGATAGAATAAGCTCTGATGAACAGAGGCAATTTACATTTGATGAAATGTCTACAATTGACGGCTGATGAGAGATTTGTGTGTCCCTCGCCATACCATAATCTATGGGCTACCATTTGGCATGTGTTCTAAAACACTACAGCCTTTCTGATAGCGCAGATTGACCATTCACTCAGGTTTCATTATCTGGATCCACTTGGTCTGAAAAGCCTTTTAGATCAGCCGCAGCATCCTGGAATGGCTCTTGTATCAGTAATATCTCCTCTTGATTGCTGGCTGCTGCTCGCACAATCAATCCCACAGCAATCCAGACTATGACACAGAAACTGCTGCCGGAAATTGGTCATGAGGACCGTTTTATCACACTCAGTCCGTGTGATCGCTGCCtaacaccccgcccccccccccccacagatctATCAATTCCACGATTTTGTCACGCTCAGCCTTGTCCGCTCGCGAACATCTTTGATCGTCATGGTTTGAATGAGTCATCCAGTCGGCCATAGGGAATAAAGGGGTCCTGGGCTGGGATAATGTATGTGTGAAGAATAATGGCCTTGACCTTTATATATTAGCCTGCATATTCAACTGTCGGGCCCTCAGCTGCGGTGAAGAATAAACTGAACTAAGAAGATGTGTGGGAGTTGGTATATCTGAAGAGGATGATAGGAGTAGTTGTTACATAGCAAACCAAGACAGGCTGTAATTTAACAACTGATCTTTGTTATTTATATGCAGGTGTAATGCGTGTATaggttttttaaaaggaaattctgtgtgtttgtatgatttTTATGAGTTACTTTTATGAGTTGATTTTGGTATGAGTTCATTTTATGTCATAAATCTTGCTATTTCATAACAGGTCTTATGAGCTGTGTTTTGCATGACATTTGATTCCAGGGTGCTATGGGACTACCAATGAAAATTAGCCACTGGCTAAACTACACACAAAATATTGCACAGGACCTGATGAATATTTATGCTTGtatgtttttcagtgaaaataaatcatataacGCGTGCCATAAATATAAGTTCCCTTGCTCTTACTGAATGTTATGTGTCAGTATGACCCCAGATTGGAGCCAAAATGCTTAAACGACCACAAATGCAAATTAAGTGAGTAGTAAAATTAATGGGATTTCATTTTCCCAGACACAGCAGACACCTCTTAAAACTAAATTTCCATTAGAACAGAGAAAGTAACCAACAAAACCCTACGTACCCCAGAAGGTATAATAGACCATCCCCCGGATTGTTTTGGGCTGCATGGTTATTATTTCTAAATTTAAGGTCTCCGCTGCAGGCAATAGAAGAATGCTGCGCCTCGCAGTTTGTCGCCCGGTGTGGATGTCCCACGTGACACGGTGACGTCaatatggaaccctaataaaaCGAAAAAAAAGAGGGCGAGTTCACggctgctctgtgatacagttGGATAGACGCGCAAGGAAAACTTAATTCATAGTGAGCAgactctttcattttttattttttgaaggaaaaaactCGCCACGATGTCTACCGAGCAGAAGGAAGGACAGGAGGTAATTTGAAAAGAATAAATGGCCTTACAACCACCGCGAGTCAATAG is a window from the Anguilla anguilla isolate fAngAng1 chromosome 3, fAngAng1.pri, whole genome shotgun sequence genome containing:
- the higd2a gene encoding HIG1 domain family member 2A, mitochondrial; the encoded protein is MAAITTPVAAEQSTAQKSDTVVFDITKPPVIEGFTPLPRAKEEGFKDKFIRKTKENPFVPIGCLGTAGALTYGLIAFKHGKTRQSQLLMRARIFAQGFTVAAIVVGVVATAMKPKQ